One Trachemys scripta elegans isolate TJP31775 chromosome 4, CAS_Tse_1.0, whole genome shotgun sequence genomic region harbors:
- the LOC117876674 gene encoding homeobox protein SIX6-like has protein sequence MPLPPPGLSFFPPGQVARVCEVLQESGEFERLARFLWALPPTLAHRCHQAPPWVPACPELELLDPHTSALLAPYFSQASPCGAPGTLGGLDQYPSCRRLSFSAFPNSNIQHKASSFKEKTRNLLREWYLQDPYPNPSRKRHLAHATGLTPTQVGNWFKNRRQRDRAASAKKRLQKDSSSQPPGAESQDIIGLSDTPSVQEHSSALSRQTYPTSTISDSKSSL, from the exons ATGCCACTACCACCACCTGGTCTGTCATTCTTCCCCCCAGGGCAGGTGGCCCGAGTCTGTGAGGTCCTGCAGGAGAGTGGGGAGTTCGAGCGTCTGGCACGGTTCCTTTGGGCCTTGCCACCTACCCTTGCCCACAGGTGCCACCAGGCCCCTCCATGGGTGCCGGCCTGCCCTGAGCTGGAGCTGCTAGACCCCCACACCTCAGCCCTGCTGGCACCCTATTTCAGCCAGGCCTCACCCTGTGGGGCCCCAGGGACCTTGGGGGGCCTGGACCAGTACCCATCATGCAGGAGACTATCATTCTCAGCCTTCCCCAACAGCAACATCCAGCACAAGGCCAGCAGCTTCAAG gagaAGACACGGAACCTGCTGCGGGAATGGTACCTGCAGGACCCCTACCCCAACCCCTCCCGCAAGCGCCACCTGGCCCATGCCACTGGCCTTACCCCCACCCAGGTGGGGAACTGGTTCAAGAACCGCCGACAGCGGGACCGTGCTGCCTCAGCCAAGAAAAG ACTCCAGAAAGATTCATCATCCCAGCCTCCCGGGGCTGAGAGTCAAGACATCATAGGCCTGAGTGACACCCCATCTGTGCAGGAGCACAGCAGCGCCCTCAGCAGGCAGACGTATCCTACCTCAACCATCAGTGACAGCAAGAGCAGCCTATGA